CGGATGTGCCCCGATTGTATGCTTCCTGATCCAAAGCGGTGTGTTCCCGCACATAGTAGCTGACATCCGCTATATGAACGCCTAATCGGATATTTCCGTTCGGCAGGCGTTCTACCGAAACGGCATCGTCCAGATCTTTCGCATCCTCGCCATCAATTGTCACCATCCGGAGATCACGCAAATCACGGCGCCCCTGCAAATCCTTCTCGGATATTGCTTCCGGCACCGCTTCCGCTTCTGCCAGCACCTTATCGGGAAATGATTCAGGCAGACCATGTTTGCGAATGATGGCCAAAATATCGACTCCCGGTTCATGCGGATAGCCGAGCACCTCAATCACTTTCCCTTGAATCGAATTCATTCCTTCCGGATAATGCGTAATCTCAACAACCACTTTCATGCCGTCGGCCGCCCCGTTAAAATCGGTTTCCGGTATAAAAACGTCCATGCCCAACCGCTGATCGTCCGGCGTTACAAACGCATAGTGTTGATGACTGATTAACGTGCCGACGACCGTCTTGTTCACTCGGTCCAAAATACGAATAATTTGTCCTTCCCGCCGTCCGTTGTACCCCCTCCGTTTATGTACCCGAACGATCACTTTATCACCGTGCATCGCTCCGTTCATATCACCTGCGTCCACATATATATCACCGTATGGCAGTTCCTCCGGATCGGTCGGGATCACGAAGCCGAATCCTTTTGCCTTGCCTTGCAAACGGCCGACCACTAAGTTCATTTTACCGGGAAGTCCATAGCGGTGGGTTCTTGTTTCCACGATCTGTCCTTCCTGTTCCATCCGTTTGAGGATTTCGACAAATGTGTTCCATTCTTCCCCGTCTGCTACAGCAAGAGCTGTTTTCAACTCCCCTATGGTCATCGGTTTATATAATTTTTCTTTCATGAAATCGACAATTTTTTGTTCCATTCCCGTCCACCTCCTGTTCCTAGTAGTATTTACGCATTCTCATAAGTTAACCGCTGTATGTCTGTATCATTTTTGTAAAAAAGCCAAAATATCAGCAAAGACCTGCTCTTTATCATGATCCACCGGCAAGATGTGGCCGGAGTTTGGATACCACCGGATTTCTTTTTGTTTCGACCGAATATGTTCATAAATATATTTTGCACTCTCCGGCTTCACCGTTTTGTCCTGCTCCGACTGCAGAATAAGGGCAGAGGCCTGCACTTCATGCAGCTCACCCTTTACCTTCCGAATCAAGCCAAGCAGTTCCGGTACACAGCGGATCGGGGTTCTCGTATAACCGGCCATGTACGGTTCAATATGATCCGGGTAAGCGCTGTCTGCACTGAATTTTTTAAAAGGGGCGATCCATCGGGCCAATTTGGCACGCCGGTCAAATATGAAAATGGGCGCACACATCGAGACCACCCCTTTGACAGGTACCCTTGCGGCAAGATGAAGCGCCAGCAGGCCTCCCATCGAAAGACCTGCCACATAGACGGTTTCACATGTACGGGAGAACTCGAAATAGGCATCCCCCGCCGACTGAATCCAATCTTTCATGCCTGTCTTTATCATATCTTCCGGCGATGTGCCATGTCCTGCCAAGAGAGGAGCTTTTACCGAAAAACCGTTTTCCGCCAAAAATTCACCCAACGGACGCATTTCGGATGGAGTGCCGGTAAACCCGTGAATCAGCAGGACGCCCGTTTTTCCACCATCCAATTCGAACGCTTGCGGTCTTTTCAGATTCATCCTGTTCCCCCGTTTCACTCATTAAAGAAGGCTTCTACCGAAGCATATTCAAGAAAAAGCGGCTTCGCCAAGCCTTTGGCGCAGGCGGAAGCAAAGTTCCACCCACCAAAGTGGCAAGCACATTGGTGGACCCTCTTGCCCTTATATCGATAGGATAACATTTATAAATTCCTATCGACGAAAAAATTCGCCCCGCTGCAGAAACCTGCAAACAGCTGCATAAAGAAGAAAAAGTACCGCCAACATCGCGGTACTTCTATTTTTTATGAATGAGCCACCAACCATGCCACCCAAACCGCCAAAACGATAAAACCGAAAGCCAGTCCAGCTGTCACTTTCGCCAGTACGGCGTCCAACCCGCGCGCCTTTCGTCCCATCATCTGTTCCGCACCACCTGTAATGGCGCCTGACAGACCGGCATTCCGGCCGGATTGCAACAGAACGGTAATAATCAGCAGCACACTGAAGATGACCAGCAAAATTTTTGCGAATGTAAGCAATAGGATCACCTCCCGGATGAAAGCGCCGACGTCTATAATACCGAATTATTATAGCATAGGCCATCCACAGGTGACAACTTAAGACAGAAAGCTATTTTTTCAGATTATAGAAGGAATTGCGCCCACCGTACTTGCTTGTGTAATCGAGCATGTCTTCAATCCGCAGCAACTGGTTGTACTTGGCGACCCGATCGGTACGGGAAGGTGCACCCGTCTTGATTTGCCCGGCGTTTGTCGCGACTGCAATATCTGCAATCGTCACATCTTCCGATTCCCCCGAACGATGTGAAATGACTGCCGTATACCCGGCCCGTTTTGCCATTTCAATTGCTTCAAATGTTTCTGTCAACGTACCGATTTGGTTCACTTTCACTAAGATCGAATTGCCGACTGCCGATTCGATTCCTTTCGCAAGCCGTTCCGTGTTGGTGACAAACAGGTCATCCCCTACCAGCTGCACTTTCGAACCGATTTGTGCGGTCATTTTCCTCCAGCCGTCCCAATCGTCTTCCGAAAGGCCATCTTCGATTGAAATGATCGGATATTTGCTGATCAATTCTTCATACCAAGCAATCATTTCCTCCGACGTTTTGGTGACGCCTTCCCCTTCCAAGTGGTATTTGCCATCTTTGAACATTTCGGTCGATGCGACATCCAGCGCGAGGAAAACCTGTTCCCCTGGCTTGTAACCGGCTCTTTCAATCGCATGGAGGATCGCTTTAATCGCTTCCTCGTTTGACTTCAGATTCGGCGCAAATCCACCTTCATCACCCACAGCGGTCTGTAAACCCATTTCCTTCAATACCGACTTAAGGTTATGGAAAATTTCCGCTCCCATCCGCAACGCTTCCCGGAAACTTTCCGCGCCCACCGGCATCACCATAAACTCCTGAATATCGACGTTGTTATCCGCATGCGCTCCGCCATTTAAAATGTTCATCATCGGCACAGGCAACGTACGCGCATTAAATCCGCCGAGATACACATACAAAGGCAATCCCAGAAAATCGGCTGCCGCATGAGCAACCGCCATCGATACGCCTAAAATCGCATTGGCACCCAACTTACCTTTGTTCGGTGTGCCATCCAGTTGGATCATCCACTGGTCAACGCCAACTTGATCAAGCGCATCCATGCCAATAATTTCGGGGCCAATTACATCATTTACATTGTCAACGGCCTGCAGGACTCCCTTACCCAGATAACGGGTTTTGTCGCCATCCCGCAGTTCCACCGCTTCATAAGCGCCTGTTGAAGCACCGGACGGTACAATTGCCCGGCCTACCGAGCCGCTTTCCAGTTCGACTTCCACTTCCACAGTGGGATTCCCGCGTGAATCCAACACTTCTCTTGCTCGAACGTCATAAATAATGCTCATCGTTTCATCATCCTTTTTATGTAGTCTGTTACTTACGAACGATTTCCCTCAATCTTTAACCTAGTATGAACGATGCCAGAAGCTTTACCAATCGATCGTTCGTGCGCATCACAACGCCGCCCGTAAGTCCCAGATACTGTGTTCCTGCGCTTTAGAACCGATTTTGGAACACCGCCCCAGTGCATCATACCTTAGGTGTTCCCCATCGGTTCAAAGCGTAGGAATACAGTATCTATAGGGGCTCAACCAATTTTCCCGCTCAAACGATCAAGCTTTTCCCCGTCATCTCTTTTGGCTGCTGAAGTTCAAGCAACTGCAGCAAGGTCGGTGACACGTCGGCGAGAATGCCGCCGTCACGCAACTTAATTCCCGATTTTGTCACGATGCAGGGAACCGGTTGGGTAGTGTGGGCGGTCCACGGCTTTCCTGTTGCCTCATCGATCATGATGTCCGCATTGCCGTGATCGGCGATAATCATAGCTGCCCCCTGTTTTTCCAACACCTTATCGACCACTTTCCCCAAACATTCATCGACCGCCTCGACCGCCTTAATGGCCGCTTCCAACACACCCGTATGACCGACCATATCCGGATTGGCAAAGTTTAGCACTATGAAATCAAACTTCTCAGCCTCAATTTCTTTCAAAACGGCATCGGTCACTTCATACGCGCTCATTTCCGGTTTCAGGTCGTATGTCGCCACTTTCGGAGAAGGAATCAAAATCCGTTCTTCGCCAGCAAACTTCTCTTCCCGTCCCCCCGAGAAAAACGAGGTCACATGCGGATACTTTTCTGTTTCAGCAATCCGCAGCTGCCGCAATCCGTTCTGTGTCACCACTTCCCCCATCGTGTTGTCGAGGGTGGTTGGTTTATAGGCGACAAAGCCATCTACCGACTCAGAAAAGAACGTCAGACAAACATAGTGAAGATTTTTCGGGCATTTCGGGCCGCGGTCAAACCCGCGAAAATCTTCATTTGTGAACGCCTGTGAAATCTGAACGGCGCGATCCGGGCGGAAATTGAACATAATGACCGCATCCTGGTCTTCAATCAGACCGACAGGCTGTCCATTTGCATCTGTGATGACTGTCGGCATGACAAACTCGTCCGTGACCGACTTGTCATAGCTTTCTTTTAAAGCAAGGAGCGGGTCCTGATATTTGGGTCCTTCTCCGTACACCATAGCGCGATATGCTTTTTCCGTACGCTCCCAGCGCTTGTCCCGATCCATCGCATAATAGCGCCCCTGAACGGTAGCCAATTGACCAACGCCCAACTGTTCCATTTTATGCTGCAAATCCCGTATGTAGTTTATCGCTGTATGCGGCATTACATCGCGTCCATCGAGAAACGCATGCACATAAACATGCGGCACCTCTTCCTTTTTGGCCAATTCCAGCAGCGCGAACAAATGCTGAATATGGCTGTGTACCCCGCCATCCGAAACCAGACCGTACAAATGAAGCTTCTTTCCATTTTGCTTCACATATTTCATCGTTTCCAGAAAGGTGGGATTATCGAAAAATTCCCCTTCACGAATCGACTTGCTGATTCTCGTCAAATCCTGATAGACGATGCGGCCTGCCCCGATGTTCAAATGGCCGACTTCCGAATTCCCCATCTGGCCTTCGGGCAGCCCCACTGCCTCTCCGCAGGCAGTCAACTGCGTATGCGGAAATGTAGACCAATAGCGGTCAAAATTTGGCTTCCTGGCAAGCGCCACCGCGTTGCCTTCCGTTTCTTCCCGCAACCCGAATCCATCCAAAATAATTAACGCTACCGGTTTTGGTCTAGCCACTCCGATTTCCTCCTTAGCGAGACCTGGCGGCTGTGCCGCCAAGGCGAGACATAGCGCGATCCGGTATCTTTGATACCTGACGCGACTTGTGCCCTTTGGGTGCATAGCGCGATCCGGTATCTTTGATACCTGACGCGACTTGTGCCCTTTGGGTACTTGTGCCCTTCATAGCGCGATCCGGCAGCTTGCTGCCAAGACACGACTTGCCCCCGTTGGGGGTGGGTACCTATTTCTGTATGGCCGCCCGAATCAACCCGACAAACGATTGCGGATCCAGACTGGCTCCGCCAACAAGCGCCCCGTCGATATCGGGCTGCTGCAAGTAGTCTTGAATCGTCTCCGGTTTCACAGAGCCGCCATATTGTATGCGAATTTTATTTGCCGTCGTGTCACCAAACAGAGAGGCGATCGTCTGCCGAATATGGCGGCAGACCTCGTTTGCATTGGCCGCACTGGCGGATCGCCCGGTTCCAATTGCCCAAATCGGCTCATAAGCGACCACCGCTTGTTCCGCCGCAGATGCGTCCAAGCCGCCCAACGCCAGTCGGATTTGGCTTTCCACAATGGAAAACGTCTGACCCGCCTCTCGTTCAGCCAAGTCTTCGCCGACACACACAATCGGCACGAGACGGTGATGCAGCGCAGCTTGCACCTTGCGGTTTACGGTTGCGTCTGTTTCGTTAAAATAGGCCCGCCGCTCCGAGTGACCCACAATTACAAACCGTACCCCCAATTCGGTCAACATAGCCGGGGAAATTTCACCCGTATACGGACCTTCTTCCGCAAAATGAACATTTTGCGCGCCGAGCAACAAATTCGTGCCAGACAAACATCCGGATAGCGATTCAATCGCCGTAAATGGCGGACAGATAACAATCGTAACGTTTTCCATATTTCCAATCGGGTCTCTTACCTCTGTTACAAACTGTTTGCTTTCCGCTGTTGTCTTATGCATTTTCCAATTTGCGGCAATAATTGGAGTACGCAAGGAAGGCATAGCAACTCCTCCTTATTTGTCATTCAACGCTGCGACGCCGGGTAAAATTTTGCCTTCCAAAAATTCGAGCGATGCGCCGCCGCCTGTCGAGATATGAGTCATCCGGTTGGCCAGTCCGCTTTTTTCAACGGCTGCTACGGAATCGCCGCCGCCAACGATTGTAGTTCCCTTTACCTCAGCGACTACCGCCGCAATGGCATTGGTTCCTTTGGCAAACGCGTCAAATTCAAACACACCCATCGGTCCGTTCCAAATGACCATCTTGGAATCGAGGATTGCCTTCTGACAGAGGGCGATTGTTTTCGGACCAATATCAAGCGCCATCCTGTCTTTTGCAACATCCCCCACGTCCACCACGGAGTGCGCCGCATCGGCAGCGAACCGATCCGCCACAACCAAATCGACCGGCAACAAGAGTCTGACTCCTTTTTGTGCCGCATGATCGACCAACGATTTGGCCTCCTGCAACTTGTCAGGTTCAATCAGTGATTTCCCCATGTCGTTGCCAAGACCGGCCAGGAACGTGTTCGCCATGCCGCCGCCAATAATCAGACAGTCGACCTTGTTCAAGAGGTTTTCAATCACTTCCATTTTGTCGCTGACTTTTGCGCCTCCGATAATCGCAGTAAACGGGCGTTCCGGATGAGAAAGCGCTTTTCCCATAATTGTCAGCTCTTTTTCCATCAAAAAACCGGCAACGGCAGGCAAATATTGCGCAATCCCGGCTGTCGACGCATGCGCCCGATGGGCTGCCCCGAACGCGTCATTCACGTAGACGTCAGCCAGTTCAGCTATCTGTTTAATGTGCTCCGGGTCGTTTTTTTCTTCTCCTTTATGGAAACGCACGTTTTCCAGCAGCAGCACATCACCGTCCTGCATCAGTGAAATCCGTTCTTTCACCTGCGGTCCTACCGAATCACCCGCTTTTTCCACATTTCGATGCAACAGTTCCGACAGACGTTCCGCCACCGGATCCAAACTGTATTTCGGGTTATATTCCCCTTTTGGACGCCCCAGATGACTGGCCAATATTACTCTTGCCCCCTGGTCAATCAGGTACCGGATCGTTGGAAGAGAGGAAATGATTCTTGTGTCATTCGTTATTTTTCCATCTTCAAGCGGCACGTTAAAATCGACTCTGACATAGACTCGTTTGCCGCGTACATCAATATCGCGCACTGTTTTCTTATCCATTGGTGTCCCTCCACAATATACGCACAAACCCCGCATCCTGATAATCCATCTTCTCAGCGATAAATTGTACCAGAGATTAATCGGGACGTAAATTGTCCCGATGCAGTCACCCAGGGACGTATAGAGTCCCACCCGTTTATTTTGATTAGATTTCCCGCTTTTTGATTTTGATCAGATTCCTCGCTTGTCAGATTCCCCGCTTGTAAATATAATCAATCAGATCCACTACCCGGTTCGAATAGCCCCACTCATTGTCATACCAGGCAACCACTTTGACCAGAGATCCTTCTACGACCATCGTCGACAGCGCATCAATCACCGAGGAATGCGGGTTGCCGTTATAGTCGCTGGAAACCAACGGTTTCTCCGAATATCCCAAAATCCCTTTCAGCGGTCCTTCCGCAGCCGACCGCAGCGCTGCGTTCACCTCTTCTGCCGTGGTTTGTGTGTTGATTTCTACGTTCAAATCTACCAGCGACACATTCGGCGTGGGAACCCGGGCGGCAAACCCGTTCAATTTCCCCTTCAATTCCGGCAGCACAAGGCCTACCGCTTTCGCTGCGCCAGTTGTGGTCGGAATAATGTTGAGCGCCGCGCCTCGCGCGCGGCGAAGATCCTTGTGCGGCAGATCGAGAATCATCTGGTCGTTCGTATAGGAATGAATAGTTGTCATTAGACCATGCCGAATGCCAAATGTTTCGTTCAGAACTTTGGCAAAGGGCGCCAGACAATTCGTGGTGCACGACGCGTTGGAGAGAACATGGTGTTCTTCCGGGTTGTATGATTTTTCATTGACTCCCATAACAACTGTCAGGTCTTCATTCTTGGCGGGAGCCGATATGACCACTTTTTTCGCCCCGCCCTGTGTGATGTGCGCACAAGCCTTTTTTTTATCGGTAAATCGTCCGGTCGACTCCACCACGACATCCACCTGCAGCTTATTCCATGGCAGATTTCCCGGTTCCCGTTCCGCCAAAACCTTGATTTCTTTTCCGTTCACATAAAGCGATCCTCCGCTTCCTTCAATTTCTCCCTCAAGCGTTCCATGCACCGTATCGTATTTCAAAAGATGGGCCAGCGTTTCCGCATCAGTCAAATCATTGACCGCTACAACTTCGATAGTCGGATTGTGCAGAGCAGCCCGAAACACATTGCGGCCAATTCGGCCGAAACCATTAATCCCAACACGAACCGTCATCGTTCATCATCTCCTCACGCCCCGCTTTTGTTTTTTGCAACATACCTTAAGGTCGCCTCGGCACAAGCCTCATCCGTGATCAGCACATCCTGCCTGCTGCCGCGCGCCACCGCCAATAACGCTTCCGCTTTGTCGGCACCGCCCGCCACCGCAACAATGAGTTGAACGTTTGGCAGATCGTTCATTCGCAATCCGATGGAGTGCATCGCATGGACAACCCGCCCCGCTTCATCAAAGTAATAGCCAAGCGCTTCTCCCTTGGCCCCTTTTCGCTTCAACAGATCAATCAGTTCTTTTGAGCCGCCCCGTCGTTTGGCCATTGTGATGGCCTGCCCGATTCCGTGCACCAGCATATGGGCCCGTTGCAGGCTCTGCAAATATTCTTTCGTCGAACTGTCTTCCAGAAAAAATTGGTATGCTTCCTCCGTCAATGTATCGGGAATATGCAGCATCCGATACGTGCCGCCCATTTTGGCAGCGAACAAAGCGGCAATTGTATTTGCCTGAACTTCCACGTTTTCTCCCACACCGCCACGGGCTGGCAATACCTCTATAGCATATCCTGATTGGTTGGCAGGTATCATTTCCGCCACGGTCGCCACGGTAGTTCCGCCGGTGACTGCCAGAACGCCGCCGGCAAACCGTTCCCGGATGACACGCCCGGCTGCATATCCCATTTCCCGCTTCACCAAAGGATCCTGTCCGGAATCTCCGGAGACAATGATCACTTCCGGTATGCCAAGCAATTTCTCGACCCGCGCTTCTAACTCTTTTAACCCGTCGATCTCCCGAATCACGTCGTTTAAATAATGCAAAATCTGCAACCCGGCGTCCGTTACTCTCATTCCCACAAATTCCGTCTCGATAAGCCCCTGCTCTTTTAAAAACTCGACCTCGCCCCGCAAAATCCGTTCGGTCGTTTCCATTTGTTGAGCCAGACTGCGACGGCCGATCGGCTGCATAAGGTTAATTTTTTGCAAAATCCGGTACCTTTTTTGCATGTTGTGGATCAGTTCCGGCACCAGTTTCTGCTGTATCCGAATCAATTCTTTCATAGAACCATCTCCGCTAACCGGGACGTTATATGTCCCTCATGTATATTTTATGTCCCTATTATATCAAAAAAAAGCAGTGAGTAAACGGTCAATACCGTTTTCGCTGCATAGATGAAACAATCCCTATCTCTTCGCGGTATTTCGCAACGGTTCGGCGCGAAATGCGAATCCCTTTTTCCTTCAGAATCTCGCAGATTTTCTGGTCACTTAGAGGTTCCTTGCGGTCCTCTTTGTCAACCAAAGATTTAATCAGTGATTTGACGCTTTCCGCAGCCGCTCCCTCACCTGCAGAAGTAGTAACTCCCGAGTCAAAAAAGTATTTTAGCTCATACACCCCTTGCGGCGTTTGCACATACTTGCCCGCAATCGCCCGCGATACGGTCGATTCGTGAATCCCAACCCGCTCTGCCACATCACGCAAAGTAAGCGGTTTCAATTTGGCCACGCCACCATCAAAAAAATCCATTTGCAGAGAAATAATCGCTTCCGTTACTTTATATAAAGTTTGCCGCCGCTGTTCCATGCTTTTCAGCAACCACAATGCGGAGTTCAATTTGCTGACTATATAATCTCTCGTTTCGGAGGGTACCGACCCATCCTGCTGCTGAAGAAGTGTCCGGTAGAAATCACTGATATGTAGCCTGGGTGTGGATCGATCGTTGACGATGACCACATAATCGCCTGCCACACGCTCAACAATCACATCCGGTACGACAAATGCGGCTGATTCAGTCGTATACCAACGCCCCGGCTTTGGATCCAACGAACGGATCAGATCGATCGCTCTTTGCGTTTCCTGCAGTGTAATGCCAAGCACCGCTGCAATCCGTGATGTACGCCCTTGCGCCACATCAGGAAGGTGATTTTCAATTATTTGAAAAACGGGTTCGGGAACATTCTTGATTTCCAACGCTTGCAGCCATAAACATTCGCTCAATGAACGGGCTCCTACACCCGTAGGTTCAAGCGATTGCACAATCTGCAGGGCTGCTTCCACTTCCTCAGCATCACACCGGCAGATGTGGGAGATTTCATCGATCTGCATCGTCAGATATCCGTTTGAATCCAGACTGCCAACTATAAAAGAAGCAAGCCGCAGTTCCCGTTCAGAAAGTTTCAATAATTGTAATTGTCTGTTCAGATGGTCTTCCAATGATTGATGGGACCTCAAAACCGATTCAACAGGAAGCGGGTTTGTCTCCCGCTGCGCTCCGATCGGTTTATGGAGAGCATGTTCGCGCGAAGCGGCAAGCCAATCCGGAAGCTCCAATTCCATTACCGGATTCTGAACCGCTTCTGCCTCCAAATAGCCCGCCAACTCTTCTGACGAAAACTGCAAAACTGTGATTGCCTGCCGCAATTCGGGCGTCATTACAAGTTTTTGCGTTTGTTCCTGCCATAGACCATATCCCATTTGCATGTGAGCGTCCCCCCTGCTCCTCCGGATAGGATCTCTTCACCCCTTACAGATATCTTACCTGATGTTCACAAATTCGTCACTAGGTTACACCTGCCAGAAATTCATCCTACACGCGCACCTGCACATGCAGCGTCCCGTTCTCATCCAGCAACGCATAACGAACCTGCCGGATGTCATACACCTCTAAATCTTGCAGGCGTTCGCGTATCCAGGGTTCCGTTCGTCCGATGCGGATCAGATTTTCGTGTTCGATTCTTCCTTTCCGAATCAGATAGGTCATTTGGGTTGCCATAAGATCTCGCATCCCCTTTACGTTATGTACATGTTTTCTTTATTTTGTAGTCATTCCCCCAAAAATTTCAGAATACACTGGATTAGATTGAAAGAGAGGGAGGAGAGCCGCTTGCGTTTGGGATTTGTCGGTACCGGAAGCATGGGAGGCATGTTGATACGGGCATTTGCCAGGGTCAATTTGCCCCAAACGGAAATCGTGGCGTTCAACCGGACAGCCGCCAAGTTGGATCAACTCATATACCAGAATCCATCAGTCAAAAAAATCGACAGTCTGCCTGCATTAGCTCAGTCGAGCGATTTGATTTTCTTATGTGTCAAGCAAGGGGATATTCAGCATGTGATCGATCAAATCCTGCCGCATCTGACGCCTGAGCAAATTCTTGTCTCCATCAATTCCGTATGGACGTTGTCCAAACTTGAGTCACTCACTCCCTGCAAAGTGATTAAAATCATTCCTTCCCTCACGCAGGAAGCGTTGTCAGGCGTAATTCTCACCATGTACGGTTCGCGGATAACCTCTGACGACCGAGAGCAATTTGAAGCGATTTGCCAACAAATCTCCCACCCGATGCAGATCAGCGAATCCGATATTCGAATCAGTTCCGATTTAACAAGTTGCGGGCCCGCCTTTATTGCCTACTTTCTTCAGTCGTTTGCCAACGCTGCCGTTCGGCAGGGCCAGATTGGTCAGAAGCAAGCGGAAGAATTTATCCGGTATATGGTCTATGGAACGGGGAAACTGTTGGTTGAGGAAAAATACGATTTTGCTGAAATTATCTCTCGCATTTGCGTTCCGGGAGGCGTAACTGCAGCCGGAATTGAGGCGATGGAACCGTTGTTGGATGGTGTATTTGACCGTATTTTTATCGCCACGAAAGAGAGACAAAATCACCATGCCCAGCAGAACTAGAATCAATTGCTGGCAAATTGAATGAAAACCCTCTGCTTCGCGTATTCGCGTACAGAGGGTTTAACGTTTGCAGTGATCATTAAATCTGCCGCCTTTTGCCGTATGCCCAATGGTTGGTCGGTCCGTGTCCGCCGCCCAATTCCAGCGAGTCTTCGATGGCACAGGTAATAAATTGTTTCGCCACTGCAATGGCGTCTGTCACCTTTGCTCCTTTCGCCAGTTCAGCAGTGATCGCAGCCGAAAACGTACAACCCGTTCCGTGCGTGTTCCTTGTGTCAACACGGGCGCCCTGCAGCTCACGGAATGTGCTGCCGTCATAGATCACATCTACCGCTTCTCCGCTTAAATGACCGCCTTTCACCACCACCGTCTGCGGTCCAAATTCGCGAATCCGGTTGGCCGCCTCCCGCATCTCCTTTACGTTTCGGATCGTCATGCCGGTCAACACTTCCGCTTCCGGAATATTTGGAGTTACAACGGCAGCTAACGGCAGCAGATGTGTAATCAGCGCATCCTGTGCAGACTGTTCCAACAAACGGGCTCCGCCTTTGGCCACCATGACCGGGTCGACCACCAGATTGGACAGCCGATACTGTTTCACCTTGGCGGATACTAACTCGATAATGGAAGCTTGCGACAGCATACCCGTCTTAACCGCATCCACTCCAATGTCGGTTATGACAGCATCAATCTGTTTTTCAACCGCTTCCATTGGAAGATTATAAATCCCATGTACACCTAATGTATTCTGCGCCGTGATCGCAGTCAGCGCTGACATTCCATACACATTCAAAACGGTAAACGTCTTCAAATCCGCCTGAATGCCTGCCCCGCCTCCACTGTCGGAACCGGCGATTGTTAATGCACGCGCGATTGTCATCCGAAAAATCCCTCCTTATTTCAAACCTGTATGGTAGATTTATTGCCTCGCCCTATTAATAGTTGTCTGATACATTGTAAAGCGGAGTGAAAATCCGGTCAACGGATGAAATCCTGAATTTCCCGGTTGCAAAAACTGTTCCGATCCTGTATGATAAAAAACGTCGCTTATAGCATAGCGTTGCGCACGGTCGGTCGTATATCGCCGTGCAAATAGAAACATCAACTTTAATTGCACCCGTGGTCCAATGGATAGGACGCAGGCCTCCGGAGCCTGAGGTAGGAGTTCGATTCTCTTCGGGTGCACCACTGTTATTCCTACTTTCAGAGAAGCAAAATCGGTTATTCAAGAAAAACAGCCATATAAAGTAAAAACCA
The sequence above is a segment of the Effusibacillus dendaii genome. Coding sequences within it:
- the secG gene encoding preprotein translocase subunit SecG → MLTFAKILLVIFSVLLIITVLLQSGRNAGLSGAITGGAEQMMGRKARGLDAVLAKVTAGLAFGFIVLAVWVAWLVAHS
- the gpmI gene encoding 2,3-bisphosphoglycerate-independent phosphoglycerate mutase, giving the protein MARPKPVALIILDGFGLREETEGNAVALARKPNFDRYWSTFPHTQLTACGEAVGLPEGQMGNSEVGHLNIGAGRIVYQDLTRISKSIREGEFFDNPTFLETMKYVKQNGKKLHLYGLVSDGGVHSHIQHLFALLELAKKEEVPHVYVHAFLDGRDVMPHTAINYIRDLQHKMEQLGVGQLATVQGRYYAMDRDKRWERTEKAYRAMVYGEGPKYQDPLLALKESYDKSVTDEFVMPTVITDANGQPVGLIEDQDAVIMFNFRPDRAVQISQAFTNEDFRGFDRGPKCPKNLHYVCLTFFSESVDGFVAYKPTTLDNTMGEVVTQNGLRQLRIAETEKYPHVTSFFSGGREEKFAGEERILIPSPKVATYDLKPEMSAYEVTDAVLKEIEAEKFDFIVLNFANPDMVGHTGVLEAAIKAVEAVDECLGKVVDKVLEKQGAAMIIADHGNADIMIDEATGKPWTAHTTQPVPCIVTKSGIKLRDGGILADVSPTLLQLLELQQPKEMTGKSLIV
- the tpiA gene encoding triose-phosphate isomerase; translation: MRTPIIAANWKMHKTTAESKQFVTEVRDPIGNMENVTIVICPPFTAIESLSGCLSGTNLLLGAQNVHFAEEGPYTGEISPAMLTELGVRFVIVGHSERRAYFNETDATVNRKVQAALHHRLVPIVCVGEDLAEREAGQTFSIVESQIRLALGGLDASAAEQAVVAYEPIWAIGTGRSASAANANEVCRHIRQTIASLFGDTTANKIRIQYGGSVKPETIQDYLQQPDIDGALVGGASLDPQSFVGLIRAAIQK
- the eno gene encoding phosphopyruvate hydratase, whose translation is MSIIYDVRAREVLDSRGNPTVEVEVELESGSVGRAIVPSGASTGAYEAVELRDGDKTRYLGKGVLQAVDNVNDVIGPEIIGMDALDQVGVDQWMIQLDGTPNKGKLGANAILGVSMAVAHAAADFLGLPLYVYLGGFNARTLPVPMMNILNGGAHADNNVDIQEFMVMPVGAESFREALRMGAEIFHNLKSVLKEMGLQTAVGDEGGFAPNLKSNEEAIKAILHAIERAGYKPGEQVFLALDVASTEMFKDGKYHLEGEGVTKTSEEMIAWYEELISKYPIISIEDGLSEDDWDGWRKMTAQIGSKVQLVGDDLFVTNTERLAKGIESAVGNSILVKVNQIGTLTETFEAIEMAKRAGYTAVISHRSGESEDVTIADIAVATNAGQIKTGAPSRTDRVAKYNQLLRIEDMLDYTSKYGGRNSFYNLKK
- a CDS encoding phosphoglycerate kinase, with product MDKKTVRDIDVRGKRVYVRVDFNVPLEDGKITNDTRIISSLPTIRYLIDQGARVILASHLGRPKGEYNPKYSLDPVAERLSELLHRNVEKAGDSVGPQVKERISLMQDGDVLLLENVRFHKGEEKNDPEHIKQIAELADVYVNDAFGAAHRAHASTAGIAQYLPAVAGFLMEKELTIMGKALSHPERPFTAIIGGAKVSDKMEVIENLLNKVDCLIIGGGMANTFLAGLGNDMGKSLIEPDKLQEAKSLVDHAAQKGVRLLLPVDLVVADRFAADAAHSVVDVGDVAKDRMALDIGPKTIALCQKAILDSKMVIWNGPMGVFEFDAFAKGTNAIAAVVAEVKGTTIVGGGDSVAAVEKSGLANRMTHISTGGGASLEFLEGKILPGVAALNDK
- a CDS encoding alpha/beta hydrolase, producing MNLKRPQAFELDGGKTGVLLIHGFTGTPSEMRPLGEFLAENGFSVKAPLLAGHGTSPEDMIKTGMKDWIQSAGDAYFEFSRTCETVYVAGLSMGGLLALHLAARVPVKGVVSMCAPIFIFDRRAKLARWIAPFKKFSADSAYPDHIEPYMAGYTRTPIRCVPELLGLIRKVKGELHEVQASALILQSEQDKTVKPESAKYIYEHIRSKQKEIRWYPNSGHILPVDHDKEQVFADILAFLQK